The nucleotide sequence GTAATATCTAATTCTGTTTTATCAGCAGTTCTTATTCTAACATAATCATTATTAATATTAACTATTTTTCCAACAATACCAGCTTGAGTTAATATTTTATCATCTTTTTTTAATTGAGATAACATATCTCTATGTTTTTTTTCTTGTCTTCTTTGAGGCATAATAATTAAAAAGTACATCATACCAAAAATTAAAATGAATGGAAATAATAAACTCCATATACTTCCAGTTGTTGCTGTTGCTGTATTAGCAGCTGTTTGTGGTGCTGCTGTTTCAGGTGGTCCAAAAAATAAAATGTTTGTTAAACTATAAAAATTCATAGTAACTTCACCTCCAGATAATTTTTTCTTAGAATATTATAACACAGTTTTGTGATTTATGGAAATTTTTATGATATAATTATAAAGGAAAATTTTTTTCTTATATAGAAAAACTAATAAAATAAAAAATCAAGGGGGTATTAAGATGGATTTATTAAAAGAGTTAGAAAGTATTATCAACAACCTTACAAATAAGTATAACCAAGTAAAAGAAGAAAAAGAAAAATTAAAAAAGGAAAATGAAGAATTATATACTGAATATGAAAATATTACAAGAGAAAGAGATCTATTAAAAACTCAAATAGAAGAATTTAAAAAGAATGAAGAAGAAATGAAAAAATATATTCAAGATATTAATTTGAAATTAAAAGAAATATTAGGTGATGAAATTACAGAAAATCCTGTAGAAAAAATTGAAAACAATTCAAATGACAACGAAGAATTAACATATGAAGAACCTAAATGGTAATAAAATTTAGGCGGTGTATTTATGGGAGACAGGAAATCTAAACGTATTTACTTTGATTTAATGGGTAAAAAATATGATTTCATTACAGATGAGCCTGAAGAAGTAGTAAATGAAATACTTGAAAATATAAAAGCAAATGTTGAAGATATATATTCTAAGATGAACAATCCTGATATTGTTCATATTCTTTTATACTTATTATTAAATGAGAATCTAGAAAAAATAGAAATGAAAAATGGGTTGAAAAATTTAATAGAAAAAGCAAACACTGTCTCCCATAATAAAGGTTAATTGGTGGTGTATTAAATGAAAATAGGTTTTTTCGATTCCGGAATAGGCGGTTTAACCGTTTTAAAAAAGGTGGTCAATACCTTTAAAGGCCACCATTATTTCTATTTTGGAGATACTTTGAACGTGCCATATGGATCTAAACCAATAGAAAAAATTATTAATATATTAAAAGAATTATTCCATTTCTATGAAGAAAATGGGATAGATATTGTTGTAGCTGCTTGCAATACCTCTGATTCTCTTATTCTTAGAAATTATATTGATATTAGAAAATATAATTTTAATTATATAAGTATTTTAGAAAATGCAGTTTCTCAAATAAATGAGAGAGATAAAGTGCTACTTCTTGCTACTGAAAACACAGTAAGAACAGGTACATATAGAGAATTATTAGTTTCAAAAAAAGCTACTGTAAATGAAATTGCATGTCCATTATTCGTACCTTTAATTGAAGAAGGAATTTGGCATGGCCCTATTGCAGAGTCCATAGTAAATTTTTATTTAAAAAATCAAAAATCATATGATAAAATTATTTTGGGTTGTACTCATTACCCAATTTTAGATAAACATATAAAAAAGGTTGTTAAAGGAAATATTATTGATCCTGCTGATGGAATAGTAGAAACGCTTAAAAATTATATTTCTATAAAAAATGATAATCCTAAAATTGACTTTTATGTTTCTGGAAACATAAATAAATTTATACATAATACAGAAAGAATATTAGGAAAAAACACTTTTGATATTTCATATAAAAACCTTGTTTTAGGAGAAAGTGGTGTGATTCCATGGTAGAACAAAGAAAATTATTATTAATTACAGGTTTATCTGGTGCAGGAAAAACAACTATACTAAAAATATTAGAAGATATAAATTATTATACTATTGATAACATACCCCCTCATTTAATAGAGGACTTTATTACAATGCTTTTAAATAGCACTGAAATAAATAATATTGCTTTTGTAAGTGATATTAGATGGAAGGACTCAGAAAAACTTAAAAATGAAATATTAAAAATAAAAGGGAAATTCAAAAACATGAATGTAGATTTCAAAATAATATTTCTAGATTCTTCACAAGAAACTATAAAAAATAGGTTTATGAAATCTAGAAGAGGTCACCCTCTCCAAAGTAATTATATCTCTTTAGATGAAGCAATTGAAAACGAAATAGAATTAATGACTCCAATAAAGGAATTATCCGATTATATTATAGATACTACAAATTTGGAACCATCTAATTTTAGAGAAAAAATTTTAGAAATATTAAGCGAAAAAAAAGCTAATAATACTAAAATAAACATAATGAGC is from Marinitoga litoralis and encodes:
- the yajC gene encoding preprotein translocase subunit YajC, yielding MNFYSLTNILFFGPPETAAPQTAANTATATTGSIWSLLFPFILIFGMMYFLIIMPQRRQEKKHRDMLSQLKKDDKILTQAGIVGKIVNINNDYVRIRTADKTELDITKSSIVAILSKSNKEEKEEK
- the murI gene encoding glutamate racemase, yielding MKIGFFDSGIGGLTVLKKVVNTFKGHHYFYFGDTLNVPYGSKPIEKIINILKELFHFYEENGIDIVVAACNTSDSLILRNYIDIRKYNFNYISILENAVSQINERDKVLLLATENTVRTGTYRELLVSKKATVNEIACPLFVPLIEEGIWHGPIAESIVNFYLKNQKSYDKIILGCTHYPILDKHIKKVVKGNIIDPADGIVETLKNYISIKNDNPKIDFYVSGNINKFIHNTERILGKNTFDISYKNLVLGESGVIPW
- the rapZ gene encoding RNase adapter RapZ, which gives rise to MVEQRKLLLITGLSGAGKTTILKILEDINYYTIDNIPPHLIEDFITMLLNSTEINNIAFVSDIRWKDSEKLKNEILKIKGKFKNMNVDFKIIFLDSSQETIKNRFMKSRRGHPLQSNYISLDEAIENEIELMTPIKELSDYIIDTTNLEPSNFREKILEILSEKKANNTKINIMSFGFKYLPPHDLDYMFDVRFLPNPYYIKELYIKTGKDSEIIEYLEHFDETKETIESIYNLITKIQKWYSSTGRVSINVGIGCTGGRHRSVYVAEKLYNLLKENNYNVSISHRDIER